One genomic window of Stigmatopora nigra isolate UIUO_SnigA chromosome 13, RoL_Snig_1.1, whole genome shotgun sequence includes the following:
- the dio3a gene encoding iodothyronine deiodinase 3a, translated as MNTMKAVKNALVCLVLLPRFLLAALMFWLLDFLCIRRRFLLRMKEREESDVLDPPLCVSDSNRFFTMDSLKAVWHGHKLDFLKAARLGRGAPNTEVVRLDDERCGRILDFARERRPLILNFGSCTUPPFMARLKAFQGLVLDHADIADSVLVYIEEAHPSDGWVSTDAPYQIPQHRRLEDRLHAAQLMRSEAPSCPVVVDGMENSCNAAYGAYFDRLYILQDGKIVYQGARGPEGYRISELRDWLQRYRERLVIHV; from the coding sequence ATGAACACAATGAAGGCAGTGAAGAACGCACTGGTGTGCCTGGTGCTGCTGCCGCGCTTCCTACTGGCCGCGCTCATGTTCTGGCTCCTCGACTTTCTCTGCATCCGGAGGAGGTTTCTCCTCCGGATGAAGGAGCGGGAGGAGAGCGACGTCTTGGACCCTCCTCTGTGCGTGTCCGACTCCAACCGCTTTTTCACGATGGACTCCCTAAAGGCGGTGTGGCACGGTCACAAGCTAGACTTCCTGAAGGCGGCGCGCCTCGGCCGCGGGGCACCCAACACCGAAGTGGTGCGGCTGGACGACGAGCGGTGCGGGCGTATTTTGGACTTCGCCCGGGAGAGGAGACCCCTCATCCTCAACTTCGGCAGCTGCACCTGACCACCGTTCATGGCGCGCCTTAAGGCGTTCCAAGGGCTGGTGCTGGACCACGCCGATATCGCCGACTCGGTGCTGGTGTACATCGAGGAAGCGCACCCGTCGGATGGATGGGTCAGCACCGACGCGCCCTATCAGATCCCCCAGCACCGGCGCCTGGAAGACCGCCTCCACGCGGCGCAACTCATGCGCTCCGAGGCACCCAGCTGCCCGGTGGTGGTGGACGGCATGGAGAACTCATGCAACGCCGCCTATGGAGCCTATTTCGATAGACTCTATATCCTCCAGGATGGAAAGATCGTCTACCAAGGGGCAAGGGGACCCGAAGGGTACCGGATTTCGGAGCTCAGAGACTGGCTGCAGCGTTACAGGGAGCGGCTGGTCATTCACGTGTAG
- the dlk1 gene encoding protein delta homolog 1 encodes MQQSRQNLPVLPLPLPPAPTLLLHLEQPCYHFHLRALDFGSPNLDACLKYELHYSETARRCYIGICLRMSITMHLTTTLLFVIVTGVVGGWGCSCNTENGFCEKTGKCRCKPGWQGDHCERCIPFPGCLHGSCEKAWQCVCQEGWVGSLCDQDIRLCSSHPCSGNATCIETGEGGYLCVCPQGFTGPTCQHRRNVCFIDGSPCQNGGTCTETVDALESHTSCFCPSGFSGSFCEIHTDSCESNPCLNGANCTNHGETFTCSCPAGFSGLTCNDTGLSPCAGGPCANGATCVSQPDGTFRCVCPKWFSGRLCSYRPKAKAKQTDHKVFALTPQHYSLPAHAFHKLLQPPDRDLLKITLKETVHHSPGVLSTHGQLVCFGMLALLTCLVIMATTGIVLFGRCEAWLANAKYSKLVRQQREHLLKEVGGASQEETEHSVNIILPEKIRLNGFGRHYTSI; translated from the exons ATGCAGCAGTCCCGTCAAAACCTCCCGGTCCTCCCCCTACCCTTGCCCCCAGCTCCCACCCTACTTCTCCATCTAGAGCAGCCCTGTTATCACTTCCATCTGCGCGCTTTGGATTTTGGCTCTCCCAACCTTGACGCATGCCTCAAATATGAGTTACATTACTCGGAGACTGCACGCCGATGCTACATAG GAATTTGCTTGAGAATGTCGATCACGATGCATCTCACCACCACGCTCTTGTTTGTAATCGTAACAGGCGTCGTAGGAG GCTGGGGATGCAGCTGCAACACGGAGAATGGATTCTGTGAAAAGACTGGAAAGTGCAG GTGTAAACCAGGCTGGCAGGGGGACCACTGCGAGCGCTGCATCCCATTCCCGGGCTGCCTACACGGCTCGTGTGAGAAAGCATGGCAGTGTGTCTGTCAAGAGGGTTGGGTAGGCAGCCTGTGTGACCAAG ATATTCGACTCTGCTCATCACATCCTTGTTCTGGGAATGCTACCTGCATTGAGACCGGAGAAGGGGGATACTTGTGCGTCTGTCCGCAAGGTTTCACAGGACCAACATGTCAGCACAGGAGGAACGTGTGTTTCATTGATGG CTCTCCTTGCCAGAATGGAGGTACTTGTACAGAAACGGTCGACGCCTTGGAATCTCACACTTCCTGTTTTTGCCCCTCTGGATTTTCTGGAAGTTTCTGTGAAATCCACACAGATTCCTGTGAATCCAACCCATGTCTCAATGGTGCCAACTGCACAAACCATGGAGAAACTTTCACTTGCTCCTGCCCCGCAGGCTTCTCTGGTTTGACTTGTAACGACACTGGCCTCTCTCCATGCGCCGGCGGGCCTTGCGCCAACGGCGCGACCTGCGTCAGCCAACCTGACGGAACCTTCCGCTGCGTTTGCCCCAAGTGGTTTTCGGGCCGTCTGTGTTCGTACCGACCGAAAGCAAAGGCCAAGCAAACAGACCACAAAGTCTTTGCACTGACACCGCAGCACTACTCGCTACCCGCACATGCCTTCCACAAGCTTCTCCAACCTCCCGACAGGGATCTGCTCAAGATCACGCTCAAGGAGACAGTGCACCACTCCCCAGGGGTGCTGTCCACCCATGGTCAGCTGGTATGTTTCGGCATGTTAGCCCTGCTAACCTGCCTGGTCATTATGGCCACGACGGGCATTGTGCTGTTCGGCCGCTGCGAGGCGTGGCTGGCCAACGCCAAGTACAGCAAGCTCGTACGGCAGCAGCGTGAGCACCTGCTGAAAGAGGTGGGCGGGGCTAGTCAGGAGGAGACGGAACACTCGGTGAACATCATCCTGCCAGAGAAGATCAGACTCAACGGTTTCGGGAGGCACTATACCTCCATCTGA